A single window of Granulicella mallensis MP5ACTX8 DNA harbors:
- a CDS encoding glutathione peroxidase, with translation MSNLIKNPKPQKTVLTKKIKAGYALLLTLLVVSATPGFAQAKTTPDTPATPAPQAARTDQAKPSGSGGGRRHGGGADAAEGPNAKPEKNAYDYSLPSADGKDIPLSNYKGKYILIVNLGRKSSYNDQLPALIKLNDTYKDKGLVVIGIPSNEFGAAEPGTGPEIQKAYADAKVDFLITGVSKLTGDDALPFYLYLTKSKSAPTGGPVAWNYTKFIVDKKGNVIARLDPDAAPDSPEMLSTIDQVLDGTYKPKKEGGKAGMGAASSDSN, from the coding sequence GTGTCTAACCTGATTAAAAATCCGAAGCCTCAGAAGACGGTTCTCACGAAGAAGATCAAAGCAGGCTACGCCTTGCTTCTCACACTTCTTGTAGTCTCAGCTACGCCCGGATTCGCCCAGGCAAAGACCACTCCTGATACTCCTGCAACACCAGCCCCACAGGCCGCCCGCACAGACCAAGCAAAACCATCAGGCAGCGGAGGAGGCAGACGGCACGGTGGCGGAGCCGACGCGGCAGAAGGGCCGAATGCCAAACCCGAGAAGAACGCGTATGACTATTCCCTTCCAAGCGCGGACGGAAAAGACATCCCGCTTTCAAATTACAAGGGCAAATATATTCTCATCGTCAACCTTGGCCGCAAGTCGAGTTACAACGACCAGCTTCCCGCTCTTATCAAGTTGAACGATACCTACAAGGACAAGGGACTTGTCGTCATCGGTATTCCATCCAACGAATTCGGTGCGGCAGAACCCGGCACAGGCCCCGAGATTCAGAAGGCCTATGCCGATGCCAAGGTTGACTTTCTCATTACGGGCGTATCCAAGCTCACCGGCGACGACGCACTTCCCTTCTATCTCTATCTCACGAAGAGCAAGAGCGCACCCACTGGTGGCCCCGTCGCCTGGAACTATACGAAGTTCATCGTGGACAAAAAAGGCAACGTCATCGCCCGGCTAGATCCGGATGCAGCCCCGGACTCTCCTGAAATGCTCTCCACGATCGACCAGGTCCTCGATGGTACTTACAAGCCCAAAAAAGAAGGCGGAAAGGCGGGCATGGGTGCGGCATCCAGCGACTCAAACTAG